The window TGCGATTTCATCCCGTTCTCCATCCTTTCTGATATACCGCTCTTTTGCTTCCCGCTTCAATTGTTTGAATCGATATTCGGCCTGCATCGCTTCCCGTTTCGTCTCATAGGCTTTGCTGTAAATACAGCGCACCGGTTTCCGGGCCCTCGTGTATTTTGCCCCTCTGCCTTCATTATGGACACGCACCCGTCT is drawn from Sporosarcina sp. FSL W7-1349 and contains these coding sequences:
- a CDS encoding GIY-YIG nuclease family protein, encoding MEPDNEHIFYVLECRDGSYYAGYTNNLDRRVRVHNEGRGAKYTRARKPVRCIYSKAYETKREAMQAEYRFKQLKREAKERYIRKDGERDEIAKER